A stretch of Myxococcus hansupus DNA encodes these proteins:
- the thrC gene encoding threonine synthase: protein MSNGTSSDFRAEFACSEGCDFRASLLDVVYRCPRCGGLLEVAHDVAALRTVPAAEWKRRFETRFGSARLPDASGVWGKREWAYPQLPIEDIVSLGEGRVPLKPLPRMAAELGLAALELKECGVSPTGSFKDWGMTVLVSAVKHMRARGVPLRAVACASTGDTSAALSAYCAAAGIPAVVFLPRNKVSLAQLVQPIANGARVLSLDTDFDGCMKLVQAVTADTGLYLANSMNSLRIEGQKMVAVELCQDLGWEPPDWVVIPGGNLGNASALGKGFELMFELGLISRRPRIAVAQAQKANPLARSFRGGFQELVPLQAEPTLASAIQIGNPVSFKRAVKVLKAFDGVVEDASESELANAAARADREGTFTCPHTGVALAALEKLVARGVIARGSKVVVVSTAHGLKFADFKVGYHRGALADVASQFANPPVELPATLDAVRGALADLG from the coding sequence ATGAGCAACGGAACGTCTTCGGATTTCCGCGCGGAGTTCGCGTGCAGTGAGGGGTGTGACTTCCGCGCCTCGCTGCTGGACGTGGTGTACCGGTGCCCGCGCTGCGGGGGGCTCCTGGAGGTCGCGCATGACGTGGCCGCCTTGCGCACCGTGCCCGCCGCGGAGTGGAAGCGCCGGTTCGAGACGCGCTTCGGCTCCGCGCGCCTGCCGGATGCCTCGGGCGTCTGGGGCAAGCGCGAGTGGGCCTACCCGCAGCTCCCCATCGAGGACATCGTGTCCCTGGGCGAGGGCCGCGTGCCGCTCAAGCCGCTGCCGCGCATGGCGGCGGAGCTGGGGCTGGCCGCGTTGGAGTTGAAGGAGTGCGGCGTCTCGCCCACGGGCAGCTTCAAGGACTGGGGCATGACGGTGCTCGTGTCCGCGGTGAAGCACATGCGGGCCCGGGGCGTGCCGCTGCGCGCGGTGGCGTGTGCCTCCACGGGCGACACGTCCGCGGCGCTCTCCGCCTACTGCGCGGCGGCGGGCATTCCGGCGGTGGTGTTCCTGCCGCGCAACAAGGTGTCGCTCGCGCAGCTCGTGCAGCCCATCGCCAATGGCGCGCGGGTGCTGTCGCTGGACACGGACTTCGACGGCTGCATGAAGCTGGTGCAGGCGGTGACGGCGGACACGGGCCTGTACCTGGCCAACTCGATGAACTCGCTGCGCATCGAGGGCCAGAAGATGGTCGCCGTGGAGCTCTGCCAGGACCTGGGTTGGGAGCCGCCGGACTGGGTGGTGATTCCGGGCGGGAACCTGGGCAACGCCAGCGCGCTGGGCAAGGGCTTCGAGCTGATGTTCGAGCTGGGGCTCATCTCCCGCCGGCCGCGCATCGCGGTGGCGCAGGCGCAGAAGGCCAACCCGCTGGCGCGCTCGTTCCGAGGCGGCTTCCAGGAGCTGGTGCCGCTGCAGGCCGAGCCCACGCTGGCGTCGGCCATCCAGATTGGCAACCCGGTGTCCTTCAAGCGCGCGGTGAAGGTGCTCAAGGCCTTCGACGGCGTGGTGGAGGACGCGTCCGAGTCCGAGCTGGCCAACGCGGCGGCGCGCGCGGATCGCGAGGGCACCTTCACGTGCCCGCACACCGGCGTGGCGCTGGCGGCGCTGGAGAAGCTGGTGGCGCGGGGCGTGATTGCCCGGGGCTCGAAGGTGGTGGTGGTGTCCACCGCGCACGGCCTGAAGTTCGCGGACTTCAAGGTGGGCTACCACCGGGGCGCGCTGGCGGACGTGGCGAGCCAGTTCGCCAACCCGCCCGTGGAGCTGCCCGCGACGCTGGACGCCGTGAGGGGCGCGCTGGCGGACCTGGGCTGA
- the tmk gene encoding dTMP kinase, which translates to MSAARKKATSRYPGRFIVLEGLDGAGTTTQSERLAAALRAEGHSVLTTREPSDGPVGTMIRQALTGRLGLPGGAGPLAPETLALLFAADRTDHLTARVLPALAAGQIVLCDRYVLSSLAYQGATLPMDWVEAVNACAVSPDLTLFVGVAPEVAARRRKARGGAAELFEADEAQRRIAKQYVAAIRRREKHERIVHIDGEQGIEAVTAASLVEIRKLLGRKKR; encoded by the coding sequence GTGAGCGCCGCTCGGAAGAAGGCGACGTCTCGCTACCCGGGGCGGTTCATCGTCCTGGAGGGGCTGGATGGCGCTGGCACCACGACGCAGTCGGAGCGGCTGGCCGCGGCCCTGCGCGCGGAGGGGCACTCGGTCCTGACCACGCGGGAGCCCTCGGATGGGCCCGTGGGGACGATGATTCGTCAGGCGCTCACGGGCCGGCTGGGCCTGCCAGGAGGGGCGGGACCGTTGGCGCCGGAGACGCTGGCGTTGCTCTTCGCCGCGGACCGGACGGACCACCTGACGGCCCGGGTGCTGCCCGCGCTGGCCGCCGGGCAGATTGTCCTGTGCGACCGCTACGTCCTGTCGTCCCTGGCGTACCAGGGGGCGACGCTGCCCATGGATTGGGTGGAGGCGGTGAATGCCTGCGCGGTGTCGCCGGACCTGACGCTCTTCGTGGGCGTGGCGCCCGAGGTCGCGGCCCGCCGCCGCAAGGCCCGGGGCGGGGCCGCGGAGCTGTTCGAGGCGGACGAGGCGCAGCGGCGCATCGCGAAGCAGTACGTGGCCGCCATCCGCCGCCGGGAGAAGCACGAGCGCATCGTCCACATCGACGGCGAGCAGGGCATCGAGGCGGTGACGGCCGCGTCGCTGGTGGAGATTCGCAAGCTGCTGGGGCGCAAGAAGCGCTGA
- the ribB gene encoding 3,4-dihydroxy-2-butanone-4-phosphate synthase, which translates to MQPSARTESSMSHDSELSSIEDAIRDIQEGKFVVVADDEDRENEGDLIMAAEKVTPEHIAFMVRHTSGIICMPMLAERLDELHLPQMVSDNTESHRTAFTVSVDYRHGTHTGVSAADRAKTIRALVDPTSKADDFLRPGHIFPLRYREGGVLRRAGHTEATVDLSRLAGLSASGILCELVKDDGTMMRMPDLKVFAREHNLKVITIADLIEYRRRKDRLVRREPGQHTVSTRYGDFTALTYSWLPDGVKSLVLMKGDPASRPSTLVRLHAACALGDVFGSPTCNCNVLLDQALARIAREGSGVLVYLPGMHGDDFGIHHKRNTDGSSGPTRGPQESRDLGMGCQILNDLGVRSLQVMTNSDITYRGLAGFGLTIEKRVPLQPD; encoded by the coding sequence ATGCAGCCTTCCGCCCGGACCGAATCCTCCATGAGTCACGACAGCGAGCTCTCCTCCATCGAAGACGCCATTCGCGACATCCAGGAAGGCAAGTTCGTCGTCGTCGCCGACGACGAAGACCGTGAGAACGAGGGCGACCTCATCATGGCCGCGGAGAAGGTGACGCCCGAGCACATCGCCTTCATGGTGCGCCACACCAGCGGCATCATCTGCATGCCCATGCTGGCGGAACGGCTGGATGAGCTCCACCTGCCGCAGATGGTGTCGGACAACACCGAATCCCACCGTACCGCCTTCACCGTCTCCGTCGACTACCGCCACGGGACGCACACGGGCGTGTCCGCCGCTGACCGCGCCAAGACGATCCGCGCCCTGGTGGACCCCACCAGCAAGGCGGATGACTTCCTGCGCCCCGGCCACATCTTCCCGCTCCGCTACCGTGAAGGCGGCGTGCTCCGCCGCGCCGGCCACACCGAGGCCACCGTCGACCTGTCCCGCCTCGCGGGCCTGTCCGCCTCCGGCATCCTCTGCGAGCTGGTGAAGGACGACGGCACCATGATGCGGATGCCGGACCTCAAGGTCTTCGCCCGCGAGCACAACCTGAAGGTCATCACCATCGCGGACCTCATCGAGTACCGCCGCCGCAAGGACCGGCTGGTGCGCCGCGAGCCCGGCCAGCACACCGTCTCCACCCGCTACGGCGACTTCACCGCGCTCACGTACTCGTGGCTGCCGGACGGCGTGAAGTCCCTGGTGCTCATGAAGGGCGACCCCGCCTCGCGACCCAGCACCCTGGTCCGCCTGCACGCGGCCTGCGCCCTGGGCGACGTGTTCGGCTCGCCGACGTGCAACTGCAACGTGCTGCTGGATCAGGCGCTGGCGCGCATCGCCCGCGAGGGCAGCGGCGTGCTCGTGTACCTGCCCGGCATGCACGGCGACGACTTCGGCATCCATCACAAGCGCAACACCGACGGCAGCAGCGGCCCCACGCGCGGCCCGCAGGAGTCGCGCGACCTGGGCATGGGCTGCCAGATCCTCAACGACCTGGGCGTGCGCTCGCTGCAGGTGATGACCAACTCGGACATCACCTACCGCGGCCTCGCGGGCTTCGGCCTCACCATCGAGAAGCGCGTCCCGCTCCAGCCGGACTGA
- a CDS encoding FHA domain-containing protein, with amino-acid sequence MLSVQELRALGAALPSSSFQRQLGPFALIQRPPSEAASAVLAPTRMATASEIEQGMLTLLFEFEHLRVATLPPLNATDRLRIGRRMDCDLVVDDASVSKMHAELCWNADGQICTVQDLGSTNGTFLNARSLSGREAVLRDGDILSVGNVQFWYLLTGTLHERLRAGEATGLGSRSG; translated from the coding sequence GTGCTGTCCGTCCAGGAATTGCGCGCGCTCGGCGCGGCGCTGCCCTCCAGTTCCTTCCAGCGTCAACTGGGGCCTTTCGCACTCATCCAACGCCCGCCCTCCGAGGCCGCGTCCGCGGTGCTCGCGCCCACGCGAATGGCGACGGCCTCGGAAATCGAGCAGGGCATGCTCACCCTGCTGTTCGAATTCGAACACCTGCGGGTCGCCACGCTGCCGCCCCTGAACGCCACGGACCGGCTGCGCATTGGCCGCCGCATGGACTGCGACCTCGTCGTCGACGATGCGTCCGTGTCGAAGATGCACGCGGAGTTGTGCTGGAACGCGGACGGGCAGATCTGCACGGTCCAGGACCTGGGCTCCACCAACGGCACCTTCCTCAACGCCCGCTCCCTGAGTGGCCGCGAAGCCGTCCTGCGCGACGGGGACATCCTGAGCGTGGGCAACGTGCAGTTCTGGTACCTGCTCACCGGCACCCTGCACGAACGCCTGCGCGCCGGTGAAGCCACCGGCCTGGGCTCGCGCAGCGGTTAG
- the recG gene encoding ATP-dependent DNA helicase RecG, with protein MSHPLASLVGPLRYACQRDFAMLATVKSLRPVLERALAGASGVDAKALAHLQAALPYVDHPIPERRKAALRRVVAGLKISGVELPGELLGMSMEGEAPPRPTSAQGGAPAGGVTPPGYVPPWRSVDPVPASRGTGGSAASSEGRRPRDASSSEAAGLLASPRSADALRGPRETPMPGAAVAYGQRVLAGALPNRQVSAPARGAAHGPVSGARGPAPLTPSEERMAPPARPTNRVPARAEASDVASLPARSTNRVPARPGASEAGGAQSSRGKSGGRQGTFDTGPGAVPGAKTRKEKAQRKKKQAVAAEASRSEAKLLSIAPRSGPLSSPLKTLGKRLGPKLVSTLDKKGLRRMGDILFMLPRCYEDRRQLRTIAELEPGERGVTVGIVKVADFVPGRQGRRMFRAVVGDRSGSIAATYFNAGPWLKSRFTVGKRIVLSGEVRATMTGREMAHPEIEPAEDLDSTTSVHFNRIVPVYPGFERGEQRSFRELTSRVGEQFAHELDDPLPMGLRHRMELMGLPDALRYIHFPPGDADLEALDAHQSPAHRRLAFDELFFLQLGMALKRQGVKAEVGIAFDVSAPRLEKARGALPFQLTGAQARVVEELCHDMARAEPMNRLVQGDVGSGKTAVAMVSALIALQAGYQVAVMAPTEILAEQHERNFRKVMAPLGYQVGLVSAAGTAKSKRQVREAVARGDIHLAVGTHALLQADVSFDRLGLVVIDEQHRFGVLQRHTLMSKGPKPDVLVMTATPIPRTLAMTLYGDLDLSVIDQLPPGRTPIRTRVFNDKQRALVYESVGAELAKGHQAYVVYPLVEESEKLDLEDATRGLEKLRKVFPDAKVGLLHGRMKAEEKDTVMEDFREKRLHLLVCTTVVEVGVDVPNASVMVVESAERFGLSQLHQLRGRVGRGAAASFCHLVAGNARSWESAERLAVMEQSSDGFVIAEKDLEIRGPGEFLGTRQSGLPELAVANLARDGDLLSMAQSEARRILEKDPDMKAQENQGLVKALEERWEGRLALARVG; from the coding sequence GTGAGCCACCCCCTCGCCAGTCTCGTAGGCCCCCTCCGGTATGCGTGCCAGCGCGACTTCGCGATGCTCGCCACCGTGAAGTCGCTGCGCCCGGTGCTGGAGCGCGCGCTCGCGGGCGCCAGCGGCGTGGACGCGAAGGCCCTGGCGCACCTTCAGGCCGCGCTGCCCTACGTGGACCACCCCATTCCGGAGCGGCGCAAAGCGGCCCTTCGGCGTGTGGTCGCGGGGTTGAAGATCAGCGGCGTGGAGCTGCCCGGCGAGTTGCTCGGGATGTCGATGGAGGGCGAGGCGCCGCCTCGTCCCACGTCGGCGCAGGGGGGCGCCCCGGCTGGTGGTGTGACGCCCCCGGGATACGTGCCGCCCTGGAGGTCCGTGGATCCGGTGCCCGCTTCGCGAGGGACGGGGGGCTCCGCGGCGTCCAGCGAGGGCCGGCGGCCGCGGGATGCCTCGTCATCCGAGGCGGCGGGCCTCCTGGCCTCGCCTCGGTCCGCGGATGCGCTTCGTGGACCGCGTGAGACGCCGATGCCCGGCGCGGCGGTGGCCTACGGGCAGCGCGTGCTGGCGGGGGCGCTTCCAAATCGTCAGGTCTCCGCTCCAGCGCGTGGCGCGGCGCACGGGCCGGTGTCTGGAGCGCGCGGTCCTGCGCCACTGACTCCATCCGAGGAACGGATGGCACCGCCGGCGCGGCCGACGAACCGCGTCCCAGCGCGCGCTGAAGCGAGCGACGTGGCGTCACTGCCTGCGCGGTCGACGAACCGCGTCCCAGCGCGCCCGGGGGCGTCCGAAGCGGGTGGGGCGCAGTCGTCGCGTGGCAAGTCGGGCGGCCGGCAGGGCACCTTCGACACGGGGCCCGGCGCGGTTCCCGGGGCGAAGACGCGGAAGGAGAAGGCGCAGCGGAAGAAGAAGCAGGCCGTGGCGGCGGAGGCGTCTCGCTCCGAGGCCAAGCTGCTCTCCATCGCGCCGCGCTCCGGTCCACTGTCCTCTCCGTTGAAGACGTTGGGCAAGCGGCTGGGGCCCAAGCTGGTCTCGACGTTGGACAAGAAGGGGCTGCGCCGCATGGGCGACATCCTCTTCATGCTGCCTCGCTGCTACGAGGACCGCCGCCAACTGCGCACCATCGCCGAACTGGAGCCCGGTGAGCGCGGCGTCACCGTCGGCATCGTGAAGGTGGCGGACTTCGTGCCCGGGCGGCAGGGGCGACGGATGTTCCGTGCCGTCGTGGGCGACCGTTCGGGCAGCATCGCCGCGACGTACTTCAACGCGGGGCCGTGGCTGAAGAGCCGGTTCACCGTGGGCAAGCGAATCGTCCTCTCCGGAGAGGTCCGCGCCACGATGACGGGCCGCGAGATGGCCCACCCGGAAATCGAGCCCGCGGAGGACCTCGACTCCACCACGTCGGTGCACTTCAATCGCATCGTCCCCGTGTACCCGGGCTTCGAGCGCGGCGAGCAGCGCTCCTTCCGCGAGCTGACCTCTCGCGTGGGCGAACAGTTCGCGCACGAACTGGACGACCCATTGCCCATGGGCCTGCGCCACCGCATGGAGCTGATGGGCCTGCCGGACGCGCTGCGCTACATCCACTTCCCACCCGGAGACGCGGATTTGGAGGCGCTCGATGCGCACCAGAGCCCCGCGCACCGGCGGCTCGCGTTCGATGAGCTGTTCTTCCTCCAGCTCGGCATGGCGCTGAAGCGTCAAGGGGTGAAGGCGGAGGTCGGTATCGCCTTCGACGTGTCTGCGCCGCGGCTGGAGAAGGCCCGGGGCGCGCTGCCCTTCCAGCTCACGGGCGCACAGGCGCGCGTGGTGGAGGAGCTCTGCCACGACATGGCGCGCGCGGAGCCCATGAACCGGCTGGTGCAGGGCGACGTGGGCAGCGGCAAGACGGCCGTGGCCATGGTCTCCGCGCTCATCGCGTTGCAGGCCGGCTACCAGGTGGCGGTGATGGCCCCCACGGAAATCCTCGCGGAGCAGCACGAGCGCAACTTCCGCAAGGTGATGGCGCCGCTGGGCTACCAGGTCGGCCTGGTGAGCGCGGCGGGCACGGCGAAGTCCAAGCGTCAGGTGCGCGAGGCCGTGGCCCGGGGTGACATCCATCTGGCCGTGGGCACGCACGCGCTGCTTCAAGCCGACGTCTCCTTCGACCGTCTGGGCCTCGTCGTGATTGACGAGCAGCACCGCTTCGGCGTGCTCCAGCGTCACACGCTGATGAGCAAGGGCCCCAAGCCGGACGTGCTGGTGATGACGGCCACGCCCATTCCCCGCACGCTGGCCATGACGCTCTACGGCGACCTGGACCTGTCCGTCATCGACCAGCTCCCGCCGGGCCGGACGCCCATCCGCACGCGGGTCTTCAACGACAAGCAGCGCGCGCTCGTCTACGAGTCCGTGGGCGCGGAGCTGGCGAAGGGCCATCAGGCCTACGTCGTCTACCCCCTCGTGGAAGAGTCGGAGAAGCTGGACCTGGAGGACGCCACGCGCGGCCTGGAGAAGCTGCGCAAGGTGTTCCCCGACGCGAAGGTGGGGCTGCTGCACGGGCGGATGAAGGCGGAGGAGAAGGACACCGTCATGGAGGACTTCCGCGAGAAGCGCCTCCACCTGCTCGTGTGCACCACCGTGGTGGAGGTGGGCGTGGACGTCCCCAATGCGTCGGTGATGGTGGTGGAGTCCGCGGAGCGCTTCGGTCTGTCGCAGCTCCACCAGCTCCGGGGCCGGGTGGGGCGCGGCGCGGCGGCGAGCTTCTGCCATCTGGTGGCCGGCAACGCGCGCTCCTGGGAGTCCGCCGAGCGCCTCGCCGTGATGGAGCAGAGCAGCGACGGCTTCGTCATCGCGGAGAAGGACCTGGAGATTCGAGGCCCGGGAGAATTCCTGGGCACGCGGCAGAGTGGCCTGCCCGAACTGGCGGTGGCCAACCTGGCGCGGGACGGAGACCTGCTCTCCATGGCGCAGTCGGAGGCGCGCCGCATCCTGGAGAAGGACCCGGACATGAAGGCCCAGGAGAACCAGGGCCTCGTGAAGGCGCTCGAGGAGCGTTGGGAAGGGCGGCTCGCGCTCGCGCGCGTGGGGTAG
- the greA gene encoding transcription elongation factor GreA, with product MSSGSDNIPMTPSGLRKLKEELKHLQSVERGKISREIEVARAHGDLRENAEYHAAKEKQSHIEGRILTLGDWIARAEVIDPAKLGGDKVIFGATVDLLDTETDKPVSYRLVGEIEADLKKRWIAVTSPVARALIGKKVGDIATVQSPGGVRELEITEIRFEEPTEEAPAGES from the coding sequence ATGAGCAGCGGGAGCGACAACATCCCGATGACCCCGTCCGGACTGCGCAAGCTGAAGGAGGAGTTGAAGCACCTCCAGTCCGTTGAGCGGGGGAAGATCTCGCGCGAGATCGAGGTCGCTCGCGCCCATGGCGACCTGCGCGAGAACGCGGAGTATCACGCGGCGAAGGAGAAGCAGTCCCACATCGAGGGCCGCATCCTGACCCTCGGTGACTGGATTGCGCGGGCGGAGGTCATCGACCCGGCCAAGCTGGGGGGTGACAAGGTCATCTTCGGGGCGACGGTGGACCTGCTCGACACCGAGACGGACAAGCCGGTGAGCTACCGGCTCGTCGGTGAAATCGAGGCCGACCTGAAGAAGCGGTGGATCGCCGTCACCTCGCCGGTGGCCCGGGCGCTCATCGGCAAGAAGGTGGGCGACATCGCCACGGTGCAGAGCCCTGGCGGCGTGCGCGAGCTGGAAATCACGGAGATTCGCTTCGAGGAGCCCACGGAAGAGGCCCCGGCAGGCGAGAGCTGA
- a CDS encoding protein-L-isoaspartate(D-aspartate) O-methyltransferase translates to MGDWGRAEYLSRHGIQDRRVLDAMARLDRADFIPEATRGEAGADVPLPIGHGQTISQPYIVALMTEALQLDGTERVLEIGTGSGYQTAVLSLLCRQVFTVEIVPELAASARRLLEAQGFHNVSFREGDGSLGWPEEAPFDAILAAAAPPDVPLQLLAQLKPGGRMLIPVGPQGGTQQLLRIHRALRPGEVPQVESLLPVRFVPMTGQALSQG, encoded by the coding sequence ATGGGCGATTGGGGACGGGCAGAATACCTCTCACGGCACGGCATCCAGGACCGGCGCGTGCTCGACGCGATGGCACGGCTCGACCGCGCGGACTTCATCCCCGAGGCCACGCGCGGGGAGGCCGGTGCGGACGTGCCGCTGCCCATCGGCCATGGGCAGACCATCAGTCAGCCCTACATCGTCGCGTTGATGACGGAGGCGCTCCAACTCGACGGGACGGAGCGCGTGCTGGAGATTGGCACCGGCTCTGGTTACCAGACGGCGGTGCTGTCCTTGCTGTGCCGCCAGGTCTTCACGGTGGAAATCGTCCCGGAGCTGGCCGCGTCGGCCCGGCGCCTCTTGGAGGCGCAAGGCTTCCACAACGTGTCCTTCCGGGAAGGGGACGGCTCCCTGGGATGGCCCGAGGAGGCACCCTTTGACGCCATCCTCGCGGCGGCGGCGCCCCCGGACGTGCCGCTTCAACTGCTCGCGCAGCTCAAGCCGGGCGGGCGCATGTTGATTCCCGTGGGCCCCCAGGGAGGGACGCAGCAGCTCTTGCGCATCCATCGCGCCTTGCGGCCCGGCGAGGTGCCCCAGGTGGAGTCCCTGCTGCCCGTGCGCTTCGTCCCCATGACGGGACAGGCGCTCTCCCAGGGCTGA
- a CDS encoding tail fiber domain-containing protein — translation MTDPFIKANPGDPILSEHWNTLQVRLIEAIRTHTHLGGTDGTKLKGGGLDPETTLTVKELAASSSVTAKQVDVSGMLTVKGINVADRITGLDNEKFPVTGGRLSGPITVAGHIGIGTTDPQTTLHVVSPSNIVARIEAGGTGSWAELDLYSTFNAANQRRWNLAACGHGGFLIRLLSDVRGEQSIPLSISPTGGTVTLKNLAVQGNIIPSVGNSMSSGIQFPTDPGGGSGDQAFIRYFVTGGETTKLRIGIDNDVDDTLGLWQMGSERLTVYNGNVGIGTEVPQTALHIKQRVPGLGIRLEDIQAHRCFQIHYENNNATVVFYHENGLGHFMRNDGSWNRNSDASLKENVAELEGTLDKILQLKPSSFDWKGTGTRDIGLVAQDVEKLFPELVGTVQLDQAPEPKTIKGIDYSNLGVLAIAAIQELKARYDATLKELEARIQTLSKASHP, via the coding sequence GAAAGGCGGAGGGCTCGACCCGGAGACCACGCTGACGGTGAAGGAGCTGGCGGCCTCATCCAGCGTCACCGCGAAGCAGGTCGATGTGTCAGGCATGTTGACGGTGAAGGGAATCAACGTGGCCGACCGCATCACCGGCCTGGACAACGAGAAGTTCCCCGTGACGGGAGGGCGGCTCTCCGGCCCGATCACCGTGGCGGGCCACATTGGAATCGGGACGACAGACCCTCAGACCACGCTCCACGTCGTGTCACCCAGCAACATCGTGGCCCGTATCGAGGCGGGCGGCACGGGAAGCTGGGCGGAGCTCGACCTCTACAGCACGTTCAACGCCGCGAATCAGCGGAGGTGGAACCTGGCGGCGTGCGGCCATGGAGGTTTCTTGATCCGCCTGCTGTCGGACGTGCGCGGCGAGCAGTCCATACCGCTGTCCATCAGCCCGACTGGCGGCACGGTGACCCTCAAGAACCTCGCGGTCCAGGGCAACATCATCCCCTCGGTGGGAAACTCGATGAGTTCGGGCATCCAGTTCCCCACCGACCCGGGAGGCGGCAGTGGAGACCAGGCGTTCATCCGCTACTTCGTCACCGGGGGCGAGACGACCAAGCTTCGGATTGGTATCGACAACGACGTGGATGACACGCTGGGCCTGTGGCAGATGGGCAGCGAGCGGCTCACCGTCTACAACGGCAACGTCGGTATCGGAACGGAAGTGCCTCAGACAGCGCTGCACATCAAGCAGCGCGTGCCAGGGCTTGGCATCCGGCTCGAGGACATTCAGGCGCACCGGTGCTTCCAAATCCATTACGAGAACAACAACGCGACGGTCGTCTTCTACCATGAGAACGGCCTGGGCCATTTCATGCGGAATGACGGTTCGTGGAACCGGAACTCCGACGCCTCCTTGAAAGAGAACGTCGCCGAGCTCGAGGGGACTTTGGACAAGATCCTCCAGCTCAAGCCCTCCAGCTTCGACTGGAAGGGCACCGGCACCCGGGACATCGGGCTCGTCGCCCAGGACGTGGAGAAGCTCTTCCCCGAGCTCGTGGGCACCGTGCAACTCGATCAGGCTCCCGAGCCGAAAACCATCAAGGGCATCGACTATTCGAACCTGGGCGTCCTGGCCATCGCGGCGATCCAGGAGCTGAAGGCTCGTTACGACGCAACGTTGAAGGAACTCGAAGCACGCATCCAGACACTCTCGAAGGCCAGCCACCCATGA